The genomic interval CAAGGTCAGGATAGGTGACCAGAGGTGTATGAAGAAGAAGTAGCAAACTGCCTACCTCATCAGGTACAGAATATCTGGTGCATAAACTAGCTATGTAAAATCATGCAGTACTGACTATTACAGTATAAGTATTTATACTTAtactcagtgcttgaagtgggggggaaCTCAGTTCTCCCAcctcataattttcatcatcagagttctGCACTAATCTTGTGCGCCGCATTTTATAAGTGGCGAGAGTTCcttcacttctttttggatgatatAATAGGGTTCCTGGCTGCActtcttttttccacttcaagcactgcttATACTTCACACACCCCTGGACATTGTCAGCTACTCTACTTCACACAAAACTCACAGGTAAGCAGCTAAGTCAAGACATAGGCCGGAGTTAAGTAGGCATGAAGTAGGCCAATAGCACCAGCGTTGCAGAACGGGACACGTTTGGGCCAACCTAGAAGGAAGAAGTAGCAAAATGTACCAAACCACTACAGTGGTTGGACTTGCCCCTGACGCATGGATGATGGTGTAAGGGCCGAAACACGACTGCTTGTGGCCATTGGTTGTGACTGATTGTGGCCAACTTGGTTGGTTgcaaagagaaagggagacaaaAGCCAAACCAAAAGAAGTGCTGTACAAGGAACTGATTTGCCAGGCATAATGTCTACTCTCCTATTGTGTGCGGTTCTTAAACCCatttttgtgtctgtatgtgtctccatgcttgtgtgtgtgtgtgtgtgtgtgtgttcatgtttgtgtgtgtgtgtgtgtgcgtgtctctcccCCTCACAGTCGTCCAGCAGCGATAGCAGCGGCATCAGCAGCCCGGAGCGTCTGCTCGCGGCGGGGGTGAACGGCATGAGCAGCAGCGCCAGCGGGCTGATGGCGGCGGCAGCGGTGGCGGTAGCCGATGGCGGCCGAGGGGCGAACTTCATCACCCATGGTCCCTGCAGCCCGGCCGGCTCCTCCAGTGCTGGCGACGAGCCACAGCTGTGCTACAACCAGATCAACCGGATCCTGCGCGAGGCCCACTTCGCCAGCCTGAAGACCAGGGCTCACCCGGGGGGTCCCACATGACATGACCCACCCTAGAGGCCAATCCCacccccatccttctcctcctccccaaaTTCCTATCATCCCTTCCTCCTTTTATTCCAACTTcgtttaaaacaaaaaaacaaaaaaaaagcagcCACCACCCTGACATGAAcacatcctccaccaccaccacatttaTCTCAGATATTCCTCCCCCACTCCAGTCGACTACTCTTGGGCACAAGCTGTGGCCAGTTTCCCCCCTACACACCCCCAACTCCTCCCCTTAGGACCATCTGGAAGGGACATCATGGGCACTTCTCTACCTTCACCCTGACCACCACTACCACATCCAATACAAcctgctgtacacacacgcacacacaaccccgcacacacacaaccccttccttgtatttgtgtgtgtgtgtgtgttttggagtgagagtgaatgagtgCGCTGACTACCTTTTTGTGGCTTGACTACTTTGTGTCCTCCCCCACCTCTGCCCACTCCCTCCCCGTTTTATCTCCCCGGCACTTCCTGGAAAGGCTATTCAAAGAATGCCCATATTTATATATGAGGGGGACATTTGACTTttattttgcatttgtgtgtgcgagagcgcgtgcgtgtatgtttatgtgtatgcagGACTTTGTATCCACTTGGGTGCTACATAAAAGAACCGTGAAAGAGAATAACGCTTGCAATAATAAGTCTACCTGTTTCTTTTATCctttttggtttaaaaaaaaaagatctttttAAGTCCGCTTGGTCAAGCTAATCAACATGATGCACGGAGAGTCAGTCACTCAGTGTGATGTAACAGGTAATTGTTCCTCTACTGATAATTATTTTGACAACCAGGATCACCTGCTTTGACACAAATACCTTTCATCAGTgggtcattgtttctctatgtggAGCCTAGTCTTAACACAACGGTAAGAACAGTTTCACAGTCGTCTCGATGCCTAGCTTTGGTTCTTGATGTCTCGGTGCCATCTTAGAACCTGGCTTTGGTTCCTGGAGGCTCAGTGTCATGGTTAAGAGTTAGCTTTGGTTCCTCAGGATTCTCCAATTTAAGCATCACGCGAGGCGGATTATTAGCAAGCTAAGagatttctttttgttttggaGTCTGCAACCACCTAAGTTACTGTATGCACATTTAAAAGCACACACAACATGCAGTCTTAATTTCATCACCTTGAATTTATACTCCCCTTACCCTCACCCCACATCCCAAATCAACCCTCTTGGATTTTACCATCTGAGGGTTTTTGTTTGATTCCCTTTGTGAAGGCGGACAAACAAGGATAACAAAACCCCTGTGTTTTTGGTGGAGTGCTTTCAAAGAGAATATCCTATCTTGAACCAAGGCCTAGTGTTGTTCCTGAGCCTGGAGGCCTAGTTGAGCCTAGTCACGAGCCAGcctgggggtattccaagaagatcctggctcagtagtaaaccaggttaagttaaccttgagctaGTGGTAAATCGCCAAGACTATCTATTATgtagtttaccacttcctgttagTTAACatggccaggtttatcacttaaatgTGTTCTTGGTGAAAAAAAACTCTTGAGCCCAAAAACACACCTCATGCAAAGATGGACACATATCCTCAAAACCACACTCAGGCTGGAAGGGAGAGCCACCCTTCTGTCACAGGTGCCATGAAGCCAAAACACTGGCAAACTTTAGATTTTATCCTAGCTAGTTACgcttacgtgtctgtgtgtgtgtgtgagagagtgagtgtgttgaAAGGGTTCATTTTAGCTGCACTTTGTTTCCTTGAGGGGGCGGGTGGATGTTTGGGTTGCTGTAGACCTGAACATTGTGTGGGCATTGGATTATTAGAGGTTGGCCAGGCATGGTATGTGGTGTGTCCGTGCGGCCGACCAAACTTGCATGCGTTAACGCTTGTGTCTTAAATATGATAGTGGTGTAGAatgagagaaaggggaagggCCAGTCAGGTTTTGGGttggatggggtgtgtgtgtgtgtgtgtgtgtgtgtgtgtgtgtgtgtgtgtgtgtgtgtgtgtgtgtgtgtgtgtgtgtgtgtgcgtgtgcgtgtgcgtgtgcgtgtgcgtgtgcgcgtgcgcgtgcgcgtgcgcgtgtgcgtgtgcgtgtgcgtgtgcgtgtgcgcgcgcgcgcgcgcgcgcgtgtgtgtgtgtgtgtgtgtgtgtgtgtgtgtttttgcgtgtctGGTATAACTTGACTCGCTCATAGTTGCAGAGGTAGATAGAGGCAGGGGCAATGTGTCTCAGCACTGATTTTTGAGTACAAATCCGCAAAGGAGGGTTTGTGAGTGGTAAAAGTTAGAAGAAAGTAGATAGAAACTGCAAAAGATAAAACTCAGGCACTCCGAGGTCAATGGGTTTGTGCTCTGTAacgagacacacacgcatgtatactCGTCGTCCCCCGTGAACAGGACATCTCCGTTCTCCACTATAATTAGCCTGACCCTGGATATAGCTGTGGAAGTACTGTACAGTGCTATCCTGCCCAAGCCCTTTCCACTCTTCTCACACCAGGGCTGCGGACAGCTTTGTCTGGGTCTGGAGCAAAATCAAGAAGTGGCCCtcctctcaatacatgcaatgtaatgagtgcccaattttggggccccctttccccctgggcccgggactacaTGCCCTTTTACCCCACTGTTTCAGCGGGCCTTTGTGATACCATCCAGTCATGGGCCTACATAGGTCTACTACACAGTGGTGGACTTTGGTTTCTTGGTCAGTCATGGTTTGGATCGGAGGTATCATTTAGTTGGTGTGTTTTGGTTTAAAGACATTTCACACATAGTTAGGGGTGCACTAGGCTGGAGTGAAGCAGTGCGCTTACTCTCCCCTCGTGCTCCAGAGTTTTGTTTGAGTTGAACGACGAAGCGTCGTCACAGGTGAGAAATAGGATAGTGTATAGTCTTCTACACCCCTCccaaagagatggaggaagaggaagtggaagggAGGACAAAGAA from Engraulis encrasicolus isolate BLACKSEA-1 chromosome 17, IST_EnEncr_1.0, whole genome shotgun sequence carries:
- the si:dkey-21c1.1 gene encoding uncharacterized protein si:dkey-21c1.1 isoform X1; translation: MPRDQTTKHSGVLVGDTGMVSTKRRRSCDSEEVQVVHQAKRPSGGNALLPELGRDAWDSESSSSDSSGISSPERLLAAGVNGMSSSASGLMAAAAVAVADGGRGANFITHGPCSPAGSSSAGDEPQLCYNQINRILREAHFASLKTRAHPGGPT
- the si:dkey-21c1.1 gene encoding uncharacterized protein si:dkey-21c1.1 isoform X2; amino-acid sequence: MLTESRKRRRSCDSEEVQVVHQAKRPSGGNALLPELGRDAWDSESSSSDSSGISSPERLLAAGVNGMSSSASGLMAAAAVAVADGGRGANFITHGPCSPAGSSSAGDEPQLCYNQINRILREAHFASLKTRAHPGGPT